Proteins encoded by one window of Bacillus sp. DTU_2020_1000418_1_SI_GHA_SEK_038:
- a CDS encoding Xaa-Pro peptidase family protein gives MERIRRLRERFHDLGVNGMMIINPWNMIYMSGFTGSNGVILISETEAKLITDYRYFDQAREQAEDYEIVLHAGHTGHKGRIYEEVAVQVKEMKISKLGFEQDHLTYGLFSKNKDNLSAELVPTSKVVEKLRKIKSKDEIEKLRFAAEVADKAFEHILTIVRPGIRELDISDALTSVIKEHGCTNTAFPPTVASGYRGALPHGRASEKIIEKGDMITIDFGANYKGYWSDIARTIAVGEPTPELRKVHDVVLTSFRNCVANIKPGLTDQEVDALMRENIIQHGYNDYSGPGTGHGIGIEIGEDPYFSVLKDQVLEENMVITVEPGIYLKGLGGARVEDVLLVTKDGCESFNPSTKELLIL, from the coding sequence ATGGAAAGGATTCGTAGGCTAAGAGAAAGATTTCATGATTTAGGTGTAAATGGAATGATGATTATCAATCCATGGAACATGATATACATGTCTGGTTTTACGGGAAGCAACGGTGTGATTCTTATTTCTGAAACGGAAGCCAAACTCATTACAGATTATCGTTATTTTGATCAAGCTCGAGAACAGGCTGAGGATTATGAAATCGTGTTACATGCCGGTCACACTGGCCATAAAGGGAGAATTTATGAAGAAGTGGCTGTGCAAGTGAAAGAAATGAAGATTAGCAAGCTTGGTTTTGAGCAGGATCATCTAACATATGGTTTATTTAGTAAAAATAAAGACAACCTGTCAGCTGAATTAGTTCCTACCAGCAAGGTAGTAGAAAAGCTTCGAAAGATTAAATCAAAGGATGAGATTGAAAAACTAAGGTTTGCAGCAGAAGTAGCGGATAAAGCATTTGAACATATTTTAACAATTGTTCGGCCTGGAATAAGAGAGCTTGATATTTCAGATGCACTTACATCCGTTATTAAGGAGCATGGCTGTACGAATACAGCTTTTCCTCCAACGGTTGCTTCGGGTTATCGCGGCGCATTGCCTCATGGCCGTGCAAGTGAAAAAATAATTGAAAAAGGCGACATGATTACGATTGATTTTGGTGCGAATTATAAAGGGTATTGGTCAGATATCGCAAGGACGATTGCGGTTGGAGAGCCTACACCCGAATTAAGGAAAGTACACGATGTGGTACTGACCTCATTCCGAAATTGTGTAGCCAACATCAAACCTGGTTTAACCGATCAAGAGGTTGATGCATTAATGCGGGAAAACATCATTCAGCATGGCTATAACGATTATTCCGGACCAGGGACAGGACATGGCATTGGCATTGAAATCGGCGAGGATCCCTATTTCTCTGTTTTAAAAGACCAAGTATTAGAGGAAAATATGGTGATTACGGTCGAGCCTGGAATTTATTTAAAAGGTCTAGGCGGTGCAAGGGTTGAGGATGTCCTTCTTGTTACTAAAGATGGCTGTGAAAGTTTTAATCCATCAACGAAGGAACTGTTAATTTTATAG
- a CDS encoding choice-of-anchor I family protein has product MKLRKNIVAGIAAAGILFGASQPYNVFAEQSSFFQYKEDHLKVTQIGQYDSGVGIGGTEIMAYDETLKRAFVTNGAASGIDILSFEQLTSGEFKKVKSLKRVLLADFGIENAADITSVASHPTKDLVALSVVSNPKTDPGYIVFLSKDGEYMSKVRVGSLPDMVTFTPDGTKAIVANEGEPSDDYAVDPEGTISIIDVTKEPSKFTANTLSFKDVEIDEKVRLNSKGTALQQLEPEYVAVSQDSKVAYVSMQENNAIATVDLVAEKILHVKGLGVKDHSLPGNELDGKRNKETTIERLPLLGFYMPDAIDTFTAGGKTYILTPNEGDTRDYEAYSEEAEIGDIADKIKLNADHYKGFTQEELDQKVADGLFDEMKKTKITLEQGMATDGSYEALYSYGGRSFSIFDAETMELVYDSGSDFEKITSEALPEFFNTDNEEIAYDKRSSAKGPEPETVVSGEIDGKTYAFIALERVSGIMVYDLANPLKPEFVTFISSRDYSEDIKGDVSPEGLRFISADKSPTGYALLAATHEVSGTVAIYEFGRKDMAAPEVEVPAKETPLVYWDGVILKKGQIGRLAIEKPINLWKRTDKGLQFVRVLNPGEKYRVYRYDNEFGGQYSIGDGHYVTKIDGHVSYQTPSKHKLEQLK; this is encoded by the coding sequence ATGAAATTGAGAAAGAACATAGTTGCAGGAATTGCGGCAGCAGGTATTCTCTTTGGTGCAAGCCAGCCGTACAATGTATTCGCGGAACAATCATCTTTTTTTCAATATAAAGAGGACCATTTAAAGGTTACTCAAATTGGTCAATATGACAGTGGTGTAGGCATTGGTGGCACTGAGATTATGGCTTACGATGAGACACTAAAGCGTGCTTTTGTCACAAATGGAGCTGCTTCTGGAATTGATATTCTTTCTTTTGAACAACTAACGTCAGGTGAATTTAAAAAAGTAAAATCATTAAAACGCGTATTATTAGCGGATTTTGGAATTGAAAACGCAGCAGATATTACAAGTGTTGCCTCCCATCCGACAAAAGATTTAGTTGCTCTTTCTGTTGTTAGCAATCCGAAGACAGACCCAGGCTATATTGTTTTTCTATCAAAAGACGGAGAATATATGTCGAAAGTGCGAGTGGGTTCGTTGCCTGACATGGTGACATTTACACCAGACGGAACGAAAGCGATCGTTGCAAATGAAGGAGAGCCAAGTGATGATTACGCAGTTGATCCGGAAGGGACGATTTCAATCATTGACGTCACGAAAGAGCCAAGTAAATTTACAGCAAATACACTTTCGTTTAAGGATGTAGAAATTGATGAAAAAGTCCGTTTAAATTCTAAAGGGACAGCTCTTCAACAATTGGAACCTGAGTATGTAGCGGTTTCTCAAGATAGTAAAGTAGCGTATGTATCGATGCAAGAAAACAACGCAATCGCGACAGTTGACCTTGTGGCAGAAAAAATCCTTCATGTGAAAGGACTTGGTGTAAAAGATCACTCTCTTCCAGGGAATGAACTAGATGGGAAGCGGAACAAAGAAACAACAATTGAACGTCTTCCTCTTTTAGGTTTTTACATGCCAGATGCCATTGATACATTTACAGCCGGAGGTAAAACATATATTTTGACACCTAATGAAGGTGACACCCGAGATTACGAAGCGTATTCCGAAGAGGCAGAAATCGGTGATATCGCCGACAAGATTAAATTGAATGCCGATCATTATAAAGGTTTCACGCAAGAAGAACTTGATCAAAAAGTTGCCGATGGATTATTCGATGAGATGAAGAAAACAAAAATCACACTCGAACAAGGGATGGCAACGGATGGTTCTTATGAAGCGCTTTATTCGTATGGTGGGCGCAGTTTCTCGATCTTTGACGCTGAAACAATGGAGCTAGTGTATGATAGCGGAAGTGACTTTGAAAAAATCACATCGGAAGCACTCCCTGAGTTCTTTAACACGGATAACGAGGAAATCGCGTATGACAAACGGAGTTCTGCAAAAGGACCAGAACCAGAAACTGTTGTTAGTGGGGAAATTGATGGGAAAACGTATGCATTTATCGCATTGGAGCGAGTGAGCGGAATTATGGTGTATGACCTTGCGAATCCACTGAAGCCTGAATTCGTTACATTTATTTCAAGTAGAGATTACAGTGAGGATATTAAAGGGGATGTATCACCTGAAGGTTTACGTTTTATTTCAGCTGATAAAAGTCCTACAGGTTATGCCCTTTTAGCTGCGACTCATGAAGTATCCGGTACGGTTGCAATCTATGAATTTGGCAGAAAAGACATGGCTGCGCCCGAAGTCGAAGTCCCTGCCAAGGAAACACCGCTTGTCTATTGGGATGGCGTTATCTTGAAAAAGGGGCAAATTGGCAGACTTGCCATCGAAAAACCTATCAATCTATGGAAACGAACAGATAAGGGTCTCCAATTCGTAAGAGTCCTTAATCCCGGTGAAAAATACCGCGTATATCGCTATGACAACGAATTCGGCGGCCAATATTCGATTGGCGATGGACATTATGTGACAAAAATTGATGGCCATGTATCTTACCAAACTCCATCTAAACATAAATTGGAGCAATTGAAATAA
- a CDS encoding SGNH/GDSL hydrolase family protein has translation MSKYFAKVLFVFALLFGMVAQPIASSAAVENNVYYVSLGDSLAAGLTPYGEIGKGYPDFIAENFKSAEVLQTFVRDYAVPGYTTTNVLEDIANNVTKGDNDGIQAVLSQATHVTLDIGANDILKKIKIDPENQTVSFDQEEVKQTFAEIQQNLVKIITAVKSLNPDIKLYIMGYYNPYPHLPAEHQPALNQLLTALNSMIEQIATQSVSAYVPTADVIAQNIAFLPNPKDIHLSEDGYKAISELFWNVMKPAAPEEEVEVEVPAKETPLVYWDGVILKKGQIGRLSIEKPINLWKRTDEGLQFVRVLNPGEKYRVYRYDNEFGGQYSVGDGHYVTKIEGYVSYQTPSKHKLEQLK, from the coding sequence TTGTCTAAGTATTTTGCAAAGGTTTTATTCGTGTTTGCGCTTTTATTTGGGATGGTGGCGCAGCCAATTGCCAGCTCAGCTGCTGTAGAAAATAATGTTTATTATGTTAGTCTTGGGGATTCCCTGGCTGCCGGCCTAACGCCGTATGGCGAGATTGGCAAGGGCTATCCTGACTTTATTGCGGAAAACTTCAAGAGCGCTGAGGTTCTCCAAACATTTGTCAGGGATTACGCCGTACCAGGTTATACGACAACAAATGTACTTGAAGACATTGCCAATAACGTGACCAAAGGGGACAACGATGGAATCCAAGCTGTTTTGAGCCAAGCCACGCATGTGACTCTAGATATCGGCGCCAATGATATTTTAAAGAAGATTAAGATTGACCCGGAAAATCAAACCGTTTCTTTTGATCAGGAAGAGGTTAAGCAAACCTTTGCGGAAATTCAACAAAACCTTGTTAAAATTATTACTGCTGTAAAATCGTTAAATCCAGATATAAAGCTTTATATCATGGGCTACTACAATCCATATCCGCATTTGCCGGCTGAGCACCAGCCTGCTCTCAACCAATTATTAACTGCACTAAATTCAATGATTGAGCAAATTGCGACCCAATCCGTCTCTGCCTACGTTCCAACTGCAGATGTCATCGCACAAAATATTGCTTTTTTACCAAACCCAAAAGATATTCATTTGAGCGAAGACGGCTACAAGGCGATATCGGAGCTTTTCTGGAATGTGATGAAACCAGCTGCACCAGAAGAGGAAGTAGAAGTCGAAGTGCCTGCCAAGGAAACACCGCTTGTTTATTGGGATGGCGTTATCTTGAAAAAGGGCCAGATCGGAAGACTTTCCATCGAAAAACCTATCAATCTATGGAAACGCACAGACGAGGGTCTCCAGTTCGTCAGAGTCCTAAATCCCGGTGAAAAATACCGCGTATACCGCTATGACAACGAATTCGGCGGCCAATATTCGGTTGGCGATGGACACTATGTGACAAAAATAGAAGGGTATGTATCATACCAAACTCCATCTAAACATAAATTGGAGCAATTGAAATAA
- a CDS encoding type II toxin-antitoxin system PemK/MazF family toxin, translated as MKAGEIYDLYFPFKPPIKPGEAAGKTRPALILSISTDGTTTAILVKITGSKPSSSFPNRIQIVHWRAAGLEKQSYAEINSSLPFDFSTVPHTYRGELQESDFNRVLSSYLKLRTGGSQTTS; from the coding sequence ATGAAAGCAGGAGAAATTTACGACCTTTATTTTCCATTTAAACCACCTATCAAGCCGGGCGAAGCTGCAGGTAAGACACGTCCGGCTTTAATTTTGTCTATTTCAACCGATGGAACAACAACCGCTATATTAGTAAAAATTACGGGCTCTAAGCCATCAAGCTCATTTCCTAATCGAATTCAAATTGTTCATTGGAGAGCAGCTGGATTAGAGAAACAATCATACGCTGAAATTAATTCCTCTTTGCCTTTTGATTTTAGCACAGTCCCACATACTTATAGAGGTGAACTGCAAGAATCAGATTTTAATAGAGTTCTATCTTCTTATTTGAAACTTAGAACTGGTGGTTCCCAAACCACAAGTTAA
- a CDS encoding peptide ABC transporter substrate-binding protein — translation MKNKRMTLRALLTILIVLALAGCYGKGSETVKPTDSTVEKEENNPSTSSESQTLNLFAPYEIASLKTNGVIDRLSATIMMNIMEGLYRQDQNHKLTPGMAKDHEVSEDRKTYTFHLREDAKWSNGSPVTAHDFVFAWQRLLHPDTLSPYAFRLDSIVNATKIQDKDDELYGKVEELGVKALDDFTLEVKLENAIPYFIDTLTNAVFYPQNEEFINSQGEKYALEPENLIYNGPFVLDSWKHEEGWVLKKNPTYWDANAVKLEAINYKVVKEVSAAVNLYDTNTVDVTSLSSEFVDLYHDHPDFQTTMKIEVYFIRFNLENEYLSNTNIRKAIDMAWNKKESAEFILKNGSLPAYFLIPENLVSTSDGGDFRDKYGDLNSEGVEKAKEYWQTGLEELGTDSIELEFLSYDDGQRKSVAEYIKNQLETNLPGLTVKINQQPNKQKLDLETKQNYDMTHSGWGTDYPDPIELMSLHLSDGPFNWQSYQNPEFDQLVKKAQVDFSNLDGRLADLQEAERILIEQDTVISPMYQSSEAFLVKPYVKGFVAHPNSTYSYKWTYIEGK, via the coding sequence TTGAAAAATAAGCGAATGACTTTAAGAGCCTTGCTAACTATTTTAATCGTATTAGCTTTGGCAGGTTGCTATGGAAAAGGGAGTGAAACTGTTAAACCCACAGATTCAACCGTTGAAAAAGAAGAAAATAATCCATCAACCAGCTCGGAATCACAAACTTTAAACCTATTCGCACCATATGAAATCGCTTCATTAAAAACAAATGGAGTCATTGACAGACTTTCTGCCACCATCATGATGAATATTATGGAGGGACTCTACCGTCAAGATCAAAATCACAAGCTTACCCCTGGAATGGCAAAGGATCATGAAGTCAGTGAAGACAGGAAAACTTATACATTCCATTTAAGAGAAGACGCAAAATGGAGCAATGGATCACCTGTAACCGCCCATGATTTTGTATTCGCCTGGCAAAGATTACTTCACCCAGATACTCTCTCACCATACGCCTTTAGATTAGATTCGATTGTAAATGCAACAAAAATACAGGATAAGGACGATGAGCTCTACGGAAAGGTTGAGGAATTAGGTGTTAAAGCTCTAGATGACTTTACATTAGAAGTTAAGCTTGAAAATGCCATCCCATATTTCATTGACACATTAACGAATGCTGTTTTCTATCCTCAGAATGAAGAATTTATTAATTCCCAAGGGGAAAAATATGCTTTAGAGCCGGAAAACTTAATTTATAACGGTCCGTTTGTACTTGATTCATGGAAACATGAAGAAGGGTGGGTGCTTAAAAAAAATCCAACCTATTGGGATGCTAATGCTGTAAAGCTTGAAGCCATTAATTATAAAGTAGTAAAGGAAGTTTCAGCTGCTGTAAATCTCTATGATACAAATACTGTAGATGTCACGAGCCTGTCATCAGAATTTGTTGATTTATATCATGATCATCCAGATTTCCAAACAACTATGAAAATTGAGGTATATTTTATACGCTTTAATTTAGAAAATGAGTACTTAAGTAATACAAATATACGTAAAGCGATTGATATGGCTTGGAATAAAAAAGAGTCTGCTGAATTTATTCTCAAAAACGGATCTCTTCCAGCTTACTTTTTAATCCCTGAAAACCTAGTATCAACTTCCGATGGAGGAGATTTCAGAGATAAATATGGAGATTTAAACTCTGAGGGAGTGGAAAAAGCAAAGGAATATTGGCAAACAGGCCTAGAGGAATTAGGTACTGATTCAATTGAACTGGAATTTTTGAGCTATGATGACGGACAGCGAAAGTCCGTTGCAGAATACATTAAGAACCAACTTGAGACGAATTTGCCTGGACTTACGGTTAAAATTAACCAGCAGCCAAATAAACAAAAACTCGATCTGGAAACAAAACAAAATTATGATATGACCCACTCCGGATGGGGCACTGATTATCCTGATCCAATTGAGCTAATGTCCCTTCACCTTTCAGATGGTCCATTCAATTGGCAAAGCTATCAAAATCCTGAGTTTGACCAACTGGTTAAAAAAGCGCAAGTTGATTTTTCTAACCTAGATGGTCGCTTAGCTGATTTGCAGGAAGCAGAACGGATTCTAATCGAACAGGATACAGTCATTTCACCGATGTATCAATCAAGTGAAGCCTTCCTTGTGAAGCCATATGTAAAAGGTTTTGTTGCTCATCCGAATTCAACCTACAGTTATAAATGGACATATATTGAGGGGAAATAG